Proteins found in one Cellulomonas palmilytica genomic segment:
- a CDS encoding type VII secretion target: MSADPDVRLDVVLGALRREATTWDEQAAAVRLVADAAGRLSLSTLESGVFALMHGAHADAVEHVVGRCREGGEAMADVATALRTTADAYERRDAAVAELVAGTF, translated from the coding sequence GTGAGCGCCGACCCCGACGTCCGGCTGGACGTCGTCCTCGGCGCGCTGCGGCGCGAGGCGACCACGTGGGACGAGCAGGCCGCGGCCGTCCGGCTGGTGGCCGACGCCGCCGGGCGGCTGAGCCTCTCGACGCTCGAGAGCGGGGTGTTCGCGCTCATGCACGGCGCGCACGCCGACGCGGTCGAGCACGTCGTGGGGCGCTGCCGGGAGGGCGGCGAGGCGATGGCCGACGTCGCCACGGCGCTGCGGACGACGGCCGACGCGTACGAGCGCCGGGACGCCGCCGTCGCCGAGCTCGTCGCCGGCACCTTCTGA
- the sucC gene encoding ADP-forming succinate--CoA ligase subunit beta produces the protein MDLFEYQARDIFEKHGVPVLGGIVATTPDEARAAATTLLRDQPGVVVVKAQVKTGGRGKAGGVKLARSADEAAERAGEILGMDIKGHTVHRVMIAAGAKIAQEFYFSLLLDRAERRYLAMCSVEGGMEIEQLAVERPEALAKVAVDPRVGIDQAKADEIVAAAGFDASIAGKVADVLQKLWVVYRDEDATLVEVNPLVLTEDGEIVALDGKVSLDANADFRHADHAELEDKAAADPLEARAKAKDLNYVKLDGEVGIIGNGAGLVMSTLDVVAYAGEAHGGVKPANFLDIGGGASAEVMAAGLDIILTDPQVKSVFVNVFGGITACDAVANGIVAALEILGDEASKPLVVRLDGNNVVEGRQILADANHPLVTLADTMDGGADKAAELANA, from the coding sequence GTGGACCTGTTCGAGTACCAGGCACGGGACATCTTCGAGAAGCACGGCGTACCGGTGCTCGGCGGCATCGTCGCCACCACGCCGGACGAGGCCCGCGCGGCGGCGACGACGCTGCTCCGCGACCAGCCGGGCGTGGTCGTCGTGAAGGCGCAGGTGAAGACGGGCGGCCGCGGCAAGGCGGGCGGCGTGAAGCTCGCGCGTTCCGCGGACGAGGCGGCCGAGCGCGCCGGCGAGATCCTCGGCATGGACATCAAGGGCCACACGGTCCACCGCGTGATGATCGCCGCGGGCGCGAAGATCGCGCAGGAGTTCTACTTCTCGCTGCTGCTGGACCGCGCCGAGCGTCGCTACCTGGCGATGTGCTCGGTCGAGGGCGGCATGGAGATCGAGCAGCTCGCGGTCGAGCGTCCCGAGGCGCTCGCGAAGGTCGCGGTCGACCCGCGCGTGGGCATCGACCAGGCGAAGGCCGACGAGATCGTCGCCGCCGCGGGCTTCGACGCGAGCATCGCGGGCAAGGTCGCCGACGTCCTGCAGAAGCTGTGGGTGGTGTACCGCGACGAGGACGCGACCCTCGTCGAGGTCAACCCGCTCGTGCTGACCGAGGACGGCGAGATCGTCGCGCTCGACGGCAAGGTGTCGCTCGACGCGAACGCGGACTTCCGCCACGCGGACCACGCCGAGCTCGAGGACAAGGCGGCCGCCGACCCGCTCGAGGCGCGCGCCAAGGCCAAGGACCTCAACTACGTCAAGCTCGACGGCGAGGTCGGCATCATCGGCAACGGCGCGGGTCTCGTCATGAGCACGCTCGACGTGGTCGCGTACGCCGGTGAGGCGCACGGCGGCGTGAAGCCCGCGAACTTCCTCGACATCGGCGGCGGTGCCTCGGCCGAGGTCATGGCCGCGGGTCTCGACATCATCCTCACGGACCCGCAGGTCAAGTCGGTGTTCGTCAACGTCTTCGGCGGCATCACCGCGTGCGACGCGGTCGCCAACGGCATCGTCGCCGCGCTGGAGATCCTCGGCGACGAGGCGAGCAAGCCGCTCGTCGTCCGTCTCGACGGCAACAACGTCGTCGAGGGCCGCCAGATCCTCGCCGACGCGAACCACCCGCTGGTCACGCTCGCCGACACGATGGACGGCGGAGCGGACAAGGCCGCCGAGCTCGCGAACGCCTGA
- a CDS encoding cell division protein PerM, whose protein sequence is MSAPTGSRRRTRPARGTSTRPDERRSPVAPGRTTTPRSGRTSPFFVSALDGSPHWLTGALAAMQGALLSLLVVVLPAVAAYVATSADPANEGVEWFRSVTVGAGVWLAGHGVAPDVGGVPITLVPLGVTLLALFTGWASARRSGVADRTALLGGTLAYAVLVGVLGLATAGPVGAVRGLAGGALVGGAGLAAGLLARPEAPTWREVTRPWHGRLPVVVAVGVEGATVAACAVVVAGAVVVLSWVLAGRTTVVAIAEGLDLDTLGGAVLAFAELAFAPVLVVWAVAWAAGPGFWVGEGTHFATDAVTGGTLPAVPMLGALPGADVAGGPSLLAPALLVGCGALTGWYLHRGLRARDGLRAWSTAVACVVASAGAGLVAALLVLPATGAVGPGRMAHVGASAVAVGAAVALEVLFGAVLVALPADARLRRASAAALVGGWDRARGAR, encoded by the coding sequence GTGAGTGCCCCGACCGGATCGCGCCGCCGCACGAGACCCGCCCGCGGGACGTCGACGCGGCCCGACGAGCGACGCTCGCCGGTGGCGCCCGGGCGTACGACGACCCCGCGCAGCGGACGCACGTCGCCGTTCTTCGTGAGCGCGCTCGACGGCTCGCCGCACTGGCTCACGGGTGCGCTGGCCGCGATGCAGGGCGCGCTGCTGTCCTTGCTCGTCGTCGTGCTGCCAGCGGTCGCCGCGTACGTCGCGACGTCGGCGGACCCCGCGAACGAGGGCGTCGAGTGGTTCCGGTCGGTCACGGTCGGTGCGGGCGTCTGGCTCGCGGGGCACGGCGTGGCGCCGGACGTCGGGGGCGTGCCGATCACGCTCGTGCCGCTCGGCGTGACGCTGCTCGCGCTGTTCACCGGCTGGGCGTCCGCCCGACGCTCGGGGGTCGCGGACCGCACGGCCCTGCTGGGCGGGACGCTCGCGTACGCCGTGCTCGTGGGCGTGCTGGGCCTGGCGACGGCCGGGCCCGTGGGGGCTGTCCGCGGGCTCGCGGGCGGCGCGCTCGTCGGCGGCGCGGGGCTCGCCGCGGGGCTGCTCGCGCGTCCCGAGGCACCGACGTGGCGCGAGGTCACCCGGCCGTGGCACGGGCGGCTGCCCGTCGTGGTCGCGGTCGGGGTCGAGGGCGCGACCGTCGCGGCGTGCGCGGTCGTCGTCGCGGGCGCCGTCGTCGTGCTGAGCTGGGTGCTCGCCGGGCGGACCACCGTCGTCGCGATCGCGGAGGGCCTCGACCTCGACACGCTCGGGGGAGCGGTGCTCGCGTTCGCCGAGCTCGCGTTCGCGCCCGTGCTCGTCGTGTGGGCCGTCGCGTGGGCGGCCGGACCGGGCTTCTGGGTGGGCGAGGGGACGCACTTCGCGACCGATGCCGTGACGGGCGGGACGTTGCCCGCGGTGCCGATGCTCGGCGCGCTGCCGGGCGCGGACGTCGCGGGCGGCCCGTCGCTGCTGGCGCCCGCGCTGCTCGTCGGCTGCGGTGCGCTCACGGGCTGGTACCTGCACCGCGGTCTGCGCGCGCGCGACGGCCTGCGGGCGTGGAGCACGGCGGTCGCGTGCGTGGTGGCCTCGGCCGGTGCGGGACTCGTCGCCGCGCTGCTCGTCCTGCCGGCGACGGGCGCGGTCGGGCCCGGGCGCATGGCGCACGTCGGGGCGTCGGCCGTCGCGGTGGGCGCCGCGGTCGCGCTCGAGGTGCTGTTCGGTGCCGTGCTCGTCGCGCTGCCGGCTGACGCCAGGCTGCGCCGGGCGTCAGCCGCCGCGCTCGTCGGCGGGTGGGACCGCGCGCGCGGCGCGCGCTGA
- the purH gene encoding bifunctional phosphoribosylaminoimidazolecarboxamide formyltransferase/IMP cyclohydrolase yields MSAVPPVPAPTLDPALDPASDATRRPVRRALVSVYDKTGLVELATALHAAGVELVSTGSTASTIAGAGVPVTRVEELTGFPECLDGRVKTLHPRVHAGILADTRRPEHLAQLDELGVAPFELVVVNLYPFTQTVASGAGPDECVEQIDIGGPSMVRAAAKNHPSVAIVVDPARYDEVGAAVAAGGFTLAQRRTLAAQAFAHTAAYDTAVAGWFANAYAPDETATGSGFGAVVGAQWTRGEVLRYGENPHQSAALYLSDEGRAGHGLAGATQLHGKAMSYNNYVDADAAWRAAHDHGDAPTVAIIKHANPCGIAVGADVADAHAKAHACDPVSAFGGVIATNQRVTLAAAEQIAPVFTEVVVAPGFDDDALALLTQKKNIRLLVVDAPPAAQVELRAVSGGLLVQHVDRIDAAGDDPTTWTLAAGEAADDATLADLAFAWRAVRAVKSNAILLAHDGASVGVGMGQVNRVDSCRLAVERANTGDTPRAQGAVAASDAFFPFADGLQVLLDAGVRAVVQPGGSVRDEEVVAAAQAAGVTLYLTGTRHFAH; encoded by the coding sequence ATGAGCGCCGTCCCGCCCGTTCCCGCCCCCACCCTCGACCCGGCACTCGACCCGGCCTCCGACGCCACGCGCCGCCCGGTCCGCCGGGCCCTCGTCTCGGTCTACGACAAGACCGGTCTCGTCGAGCTCGCCACCGCGCTGCACGCCGCGGGCGTCGAGCTCGTCTCGACCGGCTCGACCGCGTCGACGATCGCCGGTGCCGGCGTGCCGGTCACGCGAGTCGAGGAGCTCACCGGGTTCCCCGAGTGCCTCGACGGGCGCGTCAAGACCCTGCACCCGCGCGTGCACGCCGGGATCCTCGCCGACACCCGCCGGCCCGAGCACCTCGCGCAGCTCGACGAGCTGGGTGTCGCGCCGTTCGAGCTCGTCGTCGTGAACCTGTACCCGTTCACGCAGACCGTCGCGTCGGGCGCGGGGCCGGACGAGTGCGTCGAGCAGATCGACATCGGCGGTCCGTCGATGGTCCGCGCGGCCGCGAAGAACCACCCGAGCGTCGCGATCGTCGTCGACCCGGCGCGGTACGACGAGGTCGGCGCGGCGGTCGCCGCGGGCGGGTTCACGCTCGCGCAGCGCCGCACGCTCGCCGCGCAGGCGTTCGCGCACACCGCGGCGTACGACACGGCGGTCGCGGGCTGGTTCGCGAACGCGTACGCGCCCGACGAGACGGCGACCGGGTCGGGCTTCGGCGCGGTCGTCGGCGCCCAGTGGACCCGCGGCGAGGTGCTGCGCTACGGCGAGAACCCGCACCAGTCCGCCGCGCTGTACCTGTCCGACGAGGGTCGTGCGGGGCACGGCCTGGCGGGCGCGACGCAGCTGCACGGCAAGGCCATGAGCTACAACAACTACGTCGACGCGGACGCCGCGTGGCGCGCGGCGCACGACCACGGCGACGCGCCGACGGTCGCGATCATCAAGCACGCCAACCCGTGCGGCATCGCGGTCGGCGCCGACGTCGCGGACGCGCACGCGAAGGCGCACGCGTGCGACCCGGTCTCGGCGTTCGGCGGGGTCATCGCGACGAACCAGCGGGTCACGCTCGCGGCGGCCGAGCAGATCGCGCCGGTGTTCACCGAGGTCGTCGTGGCGCCCGGGTTCGACGACGACGCGCTCGCGCTGCTCACGCAGAAGAAGAACATCCGCCTGCTCGTCGTGGACGCGCCGCCCGCGGCGCAGGTCGAGCTGCGCGCGGTCTCCGGCGGGCTGCTCGTGCAGCACGTCGACCGGATCGACGCCGCGGGCGACGACCCGACGACGTGGACGCTCGCCGCGGGCGAGGCGGCCGACGACGCGACGCTCGCGGACCTCGCGTTCGCGTGGCGCGCGGTGCGCGCGGTGAAGTCCAACGCGATCCTGCTCGCGCACGACGGCGCGTCGGTCGGCGTGGGCATGGGCCAGGTCAACCGCGTCGACTCGTGCCGCCTCGCGGTCGAGCGCGCGAACACGGGGGACACCCCGCGCGCGCAGGGTGCCGTCGCGGCGTCCGACGCGTTCTTCCCGTTCGCGGACGGCCTGCAGGTGCTGCTCGACGCCGGTGTGCGCGCGGTCGTCCAGCCGGGCGGGTCGGTGCGCGACGAGGAGGTCGTCGCGGCGGCGCAGGCCGCGGGCGTCACCCTGTACCTCACGGGGACGCGCCACTTCGCGCACTGA
- a CDS encoding DUF3017 domain-containing protein codes for MVHERVPGQPARTTTTHGAALPGAPAGWSLGPATPATPSAPSGQVASSTGPQASRHEPAQPPHHARPSSAPAPHASAPDAATPRPSTAPAVPEDVPPAERPLDPRAIARASLEASRNASLWWTAAGVALACVVALVAGTPAGAWTLSALLAAGAGVRAVRPEPGPVAWTVRGRALDVTVMTFLAVSIAVLAVILPTPEG; via the coding sequence ATGGTTCACGAGCGCGTGCCCGGGCAACCGGCACGGACGACGACGACGCACGGTGCGGCGCTGCCCGGCGCCCCGGCCGGGTGGTCGCTCGGTCCGGCGACCCCGGCGACCCCGTCCGCCCCGTCCGGCCAGGTGGCCTCGTCGACCGGTCCGCAGGCGAGCCGGCACGAGCCCGCGCAGCCCCCGCACCACGCGCGCCCGTCGTCGGCGCCCGCGCCGCACGCGTCCGCCCCGGACGCCGCGACCCCGCGGCCGTCGACCGCGCCGGCGGTGCCCGAGGACGTGCCGCCTGCCGAGCGCCCGCTCGACCCGCGCGCCATCGCCCGCGCGTCGCTCGAGGCCTCGCGCAACGCGTCGTTGTGGTGGACGGCGGCCGGCGTCGCGCTCGCGTGCGTGGTCGCGCTCGTCGCCGGGACGCCGGCGGGCGCGTGGACGTTGTCCGCGCTGCTCGCGGCCGGTGCCGGCGTGCGCGCGGTGCGCCCCGAGCCCGGCCCGGTCGCGTGGACCGTGCGCGGACGTGCCCTGGACGTCACGGTGATGACGTTCCTCGCGGTCTCGATCGCGGTCCTCGCGGTCATCCTCCCGACCCCCGAGGGCTGA
- a CDS encoding NAD(P)/FAD-dependent oxidoreductase, which produces MSLTPDRPRARTTSIPGGRARGPASVLVAGAGLAATQTVAALRESGFTGRVTVLGAEGVAPYDRPPLSKHLLDHVSPAWLADEVGTDITSLADEVHLERPARGLAVTPDDVTVRTDAGDVTADALVVATGAHAVLPPAWTGARTLHTWADAQALRAALRPGDRLVVVGAGWIGAEVAGVAARAGVQVTVVEAATAPLAGALGTRVGALTVPWYDEAGVRLVVGHHVAAVDARGVRLSDGAHLPADVVLAAVGARPATAWLGDALPREADGALRVDEGFTVLGAPGRHVRAVGDVTLRRSRRHGWVPGGHWDGALRDPAELVADLLEPGDVPSPGRGDRAPYVFSTQLGHDLTLFGQPSPAHDVVLRGDPAAGDGWTALWYRPGGDALTAVLTVDRPRDVGAARRLFTSPALPELARPLAADPARPLRP; this is translated from the coding sequence GTGAGCCTGACGCCCGACCGACCGCGCGCACGCACGACGAGCATCCCGGGCGGCCGAGCGCGCGGGCCCGCGTCCGTGCTCGTCGCGGGTGCCGGGCTCGCCGCGACGCAGACCGTCGCCGCGCTGCGCGAGTCCGGCTTCACGGGCCGGGTCACGGTCCTCGGGGCCGAGGGCGTCGCCCCGTACGACCGCCCTCCGCTGTCGAAGCACCTGCTCGACCACGTGTCCCCCGCGTGGCTCGCCGACGAGGTGGGCACCGACATCACGTCGCTCGCCGACGAGGTGCACCTCGAACGCCCGGCCCGCGGCCTCGCCGTGACGCCCGACGACGTGACCGTGCGCACCGACGCGGGTGACGTGACCGCCGACGCGCTCGTCGTCGCGACCGGCGCGCACGCGGTCCTCCCGCCGGCCTGGACGGGTGCGCGCACGCTGCACACGTGGGCCGACGCCCAGGCGTTGCGTGCCGCGCTGCGGCCGGGAGACCGTCTCGTCGTCGTCGGGGCGGGCTGGATCGGCGCGGAGGTCGCGGGCGTCGCGGCGCGCGCGGGCGTGCAGGTGACGGTGGTCGAGGCCGCGACCGCGCCCCTCGCGGGTGCGCTCGGGACCCGGGTGGGGGCGCTCACGGTGCCCTGGTACGACGAGGCCGGGGTGCGGCTCGTCGTCGGGCACCACGTCGCCGCGGTCGACGCGCGCGGTGTGCGGCTCTCCGACGGCGCGCACCTGCCCGCGGACGTCGTCCTCGCGGCCGTGGGCGCCCGGCCCGCGACCGCCTGGCTGGGCGACGCGCTGCCGCGCGAGGCAGACGGGGCGCTCCGCGTCGACGAGGGTTTCACGGTGCTCGGGGCGCCCGGGCGGCACGTGCGCGCGGTCGGCGACGTCACGCTGCGGCGCTCACGGCGGCACGGCTGGGTGCCCGGCGGGCACTGGGACGGCGCGCTGCGCGACCCGGCCGAGCTCGTGGCGGACCTCCTCGAGCCGGGCGACGTGCCCTCGCCGGGGCGCGGGGACCGCGCGCCGTACGTGTTCTCGACGCAGCTCGGGCACGACCTGACCCTGTTCGGGCAACCCTCGCCCGCGCACGACGTCGTGCTGCGGGGCGACCCGGCCGCGGGCGACGGCTGGACCGCTCTGTGGTACCGGCCGGGCGGTGACGCGCTGACCGCCGTCCTCACGGTCGACCGGCCGCGGGACGTGGGCGCCGCGCGCCGCCTGTTCACCTCGCCGGCGCTGCCCGAGCTCGCGCGCCCGCTCGCCGCCGACCCGGCCCGCCCGCTGCGCCCCTGA
- the sucD gene encoding succinate--CoA ligase subunit alpha produces MAIFLTEASKVIVQGMTGSEGTKHTTRMLASGTDVVGGVNPRKAGTSVSFPKGGGTVDVPVFGSVTEAVEATGADVSVIFVPPAHTKGAVVEAVDAGVPLVVIITEGVPVADTAEFFAYAQDKGVRLIGPNCPGLISPGKSNVGIIPADITGPGRVGLVSKSGTLTYQMMFELRDFGFSSAVGIGGDPIIGTTHIDALAAFEADPETDVIVMIGEIGGDAEERAAAFIKDNVTKPVVGYVAGFTAPEGKTMGHAGAIVSGSSGTAQAKKEALEAAGVKVGKTPSETAALARELLSR; encoded by the coding sequence ATGGCGATCTTCCTCACCGAGGCCAGCAAGGTCATCGTCCAGGGCATGACCGGCTCCGAGGGCACCAAGCACACGACGCGCATGCTCGCGTCGGGCACGGACGTGGTCGGCGGCGTGAACCCGCGCAAGGCCGGCACGAGCGTGTCCTTCCCGAAGGGCGGCGGCACGGTCGACGTGCCGGTGTTCGGCTCCGTCACCGAGGCCGTCGAGGCCACGGGCGCCGACGTGTCCGTGATCTTCGTGCCGCCGGCCCACACCAAGGGCGCGGTCGTCGAGGCCGTCGACGCGGGCGTCCCGCTCGTCGTCATCATCACGGAGGGCGTCCCGGTCGCGGACACCGCCGAGTTCTTCGCGTACGCGCAGGACAAGGGCGTGCGCCTCATCGGCCCGAACTGCCCGGGCCTGATCAGCCCCGGGAAGTCGAACGTCGGCATCATCCCGGCCGACATCACGGGCCCGGGCCGCGTGGGTCTCGTCTCGAAGTCCGGCACGCTGACGTACCAGATGATGTTCGAGCTGCGGGACTTCGGGTTCTCGTCGGCCGTCGGCATCGGCGGTGACCCGATCATCGGGACCACGCACATCGACGCGCTCGCGGCGTTCGAGGCGGACCCCGAGACCGACGTCATCGTGATGATCGGCGAGATCGGCGGCGACGCCGAGGAGCGTGCCGCGGCGTTCATCAAGGACAACGTGACGAAGCCGGTCGTCGGCTACGTCGCGGGCTTCACCGCCCCCGAGGGCAAGACGATGGGCCACGCCGGCGCGATCGTCTCGGGCTCGTCGGGCACGGCGCAGGCCAAGAAGGAGGCCCTGGAGGCCGCGGGCGTGAAGGTCGGCAAGACGCCGTCCGAGACGGCCGCGCTGGCCCGGGAGCTGCTCTCGCGCTGA